The Polaribacter sp. Q13 sequence AGGAATAGCACTTGTTATTTTTTCAGCTAACGGAGAGTTGATTATGTTATTTACAAAAAGTAGAAATTTCTTTTTTTTAACTCCATTAATTTTTCTGTTCCCTTTTATGATTTCTTGCTCTATAATTTTTGTGATTTCAATAGACAAAGAAAAACCTAAGTCTGAATTTTCAGGATTATTTAAACTAGAAATTTGAGTTAGATAATCACTCGTTGCATCCAATTGTTTAATAGCGTTTAAACTAGCGTTTGATGCAAAAACAAACTCGGTTGTATTTATTATTTTTTTTCTTCGTTGCTCTAATTGATTTTTAAGACCAAAAAGTTCTGCATCAGAAAACTTTTGTATGATTTGGTTATTAGACCTCATTAATTCTTCAAAGTTTTTAACTTTAAAAACTATAGTGTCTAGTTTTTCTTTGGTTTTTAAAAGCTCGAAATAATTTTTATAAAGTACGTTTAAGGAGTCTCTTTTTGTTTGTCCGGTTACAATTGAAGTAGAAATAATGACAATAATTATTAGTAGTTTTTTCATAAGATATATAATGATTGGTCTTAAATACTTTAAAACGTAAACCTGAATAAAAGATATGTATTTATAATTATTATTTGAAGGTAGCTAAATTAGTTTTTTTGAATTAATAAATCAATAAGAAAAAAAAGGTTTTTAAGTTTGATAAAAATATGATGATAACTTTAAATAATTACGTTTAAAATGAATCCTAAAAAAGTAACCCCAATCGAGTTTGATTGAGGTTTTTAAAGTCTTTAAGGTAATTTTTAATGAAACTATTTTTATGGATTTGTAGACCATAAAGCAGCGCCTTTTAACATTGCTCTTCTTGGTAATTTTAAACCAGCAACAATTAATTCTGCAAAATCTTCTGGTTGTAAAACGCTATCTTTAGAGTTTTCGTTCACCATACCTAATTCTATCGTCATTTCAGATTCTATAGTACTTGGCGTAAGTGTACACACTCTAATATTGTTTTTACGTACTTCTTTCATTAAAGATTCCGACATACCAATAACTGCAAATTTAGAAGCAGAATAAGCAGAAATATTCGGATTTCCGTTTAAACCTGCGGTTGACGAAACATTAAAAATATCACCTTCATTTTTAGCTATTAAATGTGGTAAAACCTCTTTGGTAACATGGTACATTCCTAATACGTTGGTTTGTATAATTTGAGTCCATTCACTTACTTCCATATCATTAAATGAACCGATTGAAGCAATACCTGCATTATTCACTAAAATATCTACAGTGCCTAAGGTGTCTATAATATTTTTAATACTACTTTTCACTTCCTCATAATTGCCTACATCAAAGACTGAATAGATTGCTTTAACGCCAAAAGCTTCTAATTCGGCAACCGTTTCTTTTAATACTTTTTCATTTCTACCTGTAATAGCAATATCAATACCTTCTTTAGCAAATGCGAGCGCAGTTGCTTTTCCTAATCCTCTTCCACCACCAGTAATAATGGCTTTTTTATTCTTTAAATTGTTCATTATTTTCTGAGGTATTATTTAATTGAAGTCCAATAATCTGTTACCAAAACATCTGCTATTATGGGACCAATCTTACTAACCAAATCTAAATGTGCTTTATGAAATAAGTAAACTTCTCTTCCGTGTTCATTCTTAAAAGTGATGGTAAAAGTATGTGTAAATCCTTTGCTAGCTCCTTCTTCACTATCATTTATTCCCCATTCGATTGCTGCAATTTCTGGGATTTCATTTTTTAAATTTAGAAATGCTTTTTCTGCTTCAACAATTTGTTGCGCTCTAGCATCTGCTTTATATTTTAGATTTACAATGTGCCTTAAAACCTTTCCTTTTCTATCAATTTTAGGAGAAATCTTATAAGATACTACCTTATTAAAATCGAATCGGTTAGAACCTGCAATTAGAAAATTATCACCGCCTATATTATGAGATTTTAAGCCATAATAGATTGTAAAACCAGTTTCTAAATAATTTATCGGACTTAATATTCCTTCTTCGTTTAATTTTAATAACTGAATACTAGCATCGTCTCTTGTACCAACAGCTAATACTGCTTCGTTATTGTCTGTTGAAACAACTTCAATTCTTGTTTGTCCTTGTAGTTTTGTGGTTTCATCATCTTTTAAAACAAAATGCGGAACTAAAGCTCCTTTTTTATCAACTTTAAAAACACTAACACCATCGCCATGGTAAATAAAATCTTTCTTTTTAATAAATTTTGGTGCATATCCATAATATTTATGATGTCTGTGCCCTACAACCACATATTTATTTTCACCTAAAGTAACTCCAGTAACAGGGTATGCACCGGTTAAATATCTATCGGTATTATTATCACTAATATTGTTTACATTTTTAAATTTTCCACTTTCGTAAACTCTAAAACTACTTACACCATTATCTTGAAATCCGCCAGTATATAAAAAGGTTCTTCCTTTAACAACATGTGTAAACATTCCAATAATTCCATCTGTGTGAATCTTTTCATCATCTTTCATAGATTGCACATGGGTAAGTTTTCCGTCATTTTCTATTTTAAAAGAACTTAAACCAGGATCTTCTTCTAAACCACCAACAAAAAGGTAAGATGCTTTTTTCATGTGAATTACTTGCAATGTAATAGCAGTACCAAGGTGCATTTTATCAGTGTCTTCAATTAAAGAAACGCGTTCTAATGAGCCATTGTCTAGAATTTTAAAAGACTCAATCACATTTCCGTGCTTGTTTGCAACAAATAAAAAGTCAGTACCATTAATATTATCAGCAACCATACCCCTTGCAGGTCCTTTTTTTAGGTGTAATTCGTGGTTGCTAATTGGTGTAAGTACTCCTTCTTTATCTAAACTGTATACATCAACACTTCCGGCACCTCCGGCAAAAACATAGGGCGTACCATTTTTTTGATAACTAGTAACAGAAACCGTGTTTTTTCCAGAAATATTTTTGAAGTCTTTTCTGTAAAGCATTAAATCATCAGCAACTTGAGCGAAACCAATTTGTGATAAAAATATAAGCGTAATTAATATATAATTTTTTATGATTTTCATAATTTTAGTTTTATTTGTTATTGATAAATTATTCTATAATTGATGCTGCTCCTGCAATAGCAATAGCTCTGTCTTGTTCTATGGTTCCTCCACTAACACCAATGGCACCAATAATTTTACCCTCTTTATTTTTGATAGGAACTCCACCCGGAAACGTCATTAAGCCACCGTTAGAATGTTCTATATTGTAAATAATTCCTCCAGGTTGCGTTAATTCTCCTAATTTACCTGTATCGATGTTAAAATAACGAGCTGTTTTTGCTTTTTTGATGGCTACATCAATACTCCCTAAAAAAGATTCATCCATTCGTATAAATGCTTTTAGATTAGCGCCAGCATCAACCACAGCAATATTAACTAACACATTAGAATCTTCGGCACTTTTCTTTGCTGCTAATAGGGTTTGAAACGCTTCATCGTGCGAAATGTCATTTGTTATTTGGGCTTGAACTGAATTTGATATTACAATAAATACGATTGCAATAAGATAAAATTTTACTGGTTTTAAAAACTTCATAAGTCTATTTATAATTAGTTTCACAAAAATTATAAATTGTAATGATAAAATAGTTGAACAAGTTCAACTTCCCATAAAATTATGTATTCTTTTTTATTTTACTTAAAAATTCATGTGTTATTCCTAAGTAACTAGCAACTTGTTTGTCTGTAAGTTTGGTAACAATGTTTGGATACGTGGTTGTAAAATGTAAGTAGCGTTCTTTGGCCGTTTGAGAGTTGTTTCTAATTAAACGACGTTGCCACGCAACAATGGCTTTTTGAGACATGATTCTAAATAATTTCTCTACAACGGGCACGGATTCATACAGCGAAAGTTTATCTTCTATGTTAATTAATAAGACTTTACTGTCTTCTAAAGCTTGCATATTTAAATCTGATGGTTTTTGATTTAGAAAGCTATCAATATCCATTAACCACCAATCTTTAGCTGCAAAGTATAAGGTGTTTTCGTTGCCTTTTTTATCAATTGTAAAAACTCTAAAACAACCTTCTAATACAAAACCTTCAAACTTACAAACGCTACCTTGAGTTAATAAAAACTCTTTTTTCTGAATTGTCTTTGGTTTAAAAAAATGGCAGATACTTTCTAAATCCGAATTAGAAATTTGAATATTTTTCTGTAAGTTCTTTTTAAGTAAATCGTAGATCATTAAATTTAATACTTCTAGATGAGCAATAATACGACTTCTATTTTAATCACAAAATAATAGTAATTGTAACTAATCGTAAATTACTATTCTGGTTAAAATTGATACAAAAAATGAGTGGTTTTAATTCACTTTGATCCTTTCCCATAATTCTGATAACAACTTTTTAACGTCTCGTTTTTCCTTAGGTTCTTCTATGAAAAACGGAATTCCGTTTACGTCAATTTCAATTTTGTACTTAAAAACAAAATTCTCTGCATTTGGTTTCATACTTAAAGCACCGAAACGTAAATCATTAAAATATAGAATATCATCTTTTTTGTTGATTGTATACCAACCTTTAGAAATGGTAATCATCCGTTGTACTTTAGGTTGAAGAACCAAATCACCTAACAGCTCATGATTTTTTGGATAGCTAGAAAAAACAATCGGGTTT is a genomic window containing:
- a CDS encoding Crp/Fnr family transcriptional regulator — protein: MIYDLLKKNLQKNIQISNSDLESICHFFKPKTIQKKEFLLTQGSVCKFEGFVLEGCFRVFTIDKKGNENTLYFAAKDWWLMDIDSFLNQKPSDLNMQALEDSKVLLINIEDKLSLYESVPVVEKLFRIMSQKAIVAWQRRLIRNNSQTAKERYLHFTTTYPNIVTKLTDKQVASYLGITHEFLSKIKKNT
- a CDS encoding heme-binding protein, whose product is MKFLKPVKFYLIAIVFIVISNSVQAQITNDISHDEAFQTLLAAKKSAEDSNVLVNIAVVDAGANLKAFIRMDESFLGSIDVAIKKAKTARYFNIDTGKLGELTQPGGIIYNIEHSNGGLMTFPGGVPIKNKEGKIIGAIGVSGGTIEQDRAIAIAGAASIIE
- a CDS encoding Dabb family protein encodes the protein MKIIKNYILITLIFLSQIGFAQVADDLMLYRKDFKNISGKNTVSVTSYQKNGTPYVFAGGAGSVDVYSLDKEGVLTPISNHELHLKKGPARGMVADNINGTDFLFVANKHGNVIESFKILDNGSLERVSLIEDTDKMHLGTAITLQVIHMKKASYLFVGGLEEDPGLSSFKIENDGKLTHVQSMKDDEKIHTDGIIGMFTHVVKGRTFLYTGGFQDNGVSSFRVYESGKFKNVNNISDNNTDRYLTGAYPVTGVTLGENKYVVVGHRHHKYYGYAPKFIKKKDFIYHGDGVSVFKVDKKGALVPHFVLKDDETTKLQGQTRIEVVSTDNNEAVLAVGTRDDASIQLLKLNEEGILSPINYLETGFTIYYGLKSHNIGGDNFLIAGSNRFDFNKVVSYKISPKIDRKGKVLRHIVNLKYKADARAQQIVEAEKAFLNLKNEIPEIAAIEWGINDSEEGASKGFTHTFTITFKNEHGREVYLFHKAHLDLVSKIGPIIADVLVTDYWTSIK
- a CDS encoding 3-ketoacyl-ACP reductase, whose translation is MNNLKNKKAIITGGGRGLGKATALAFAKEGIDIAITGRNEKVLKETVAELEAFGVKAIYSVFDVGNYEEVKSSIKNIIDTLGTVDILVNNAGIASIGSFNDMEVSEWTQIIQTNVLGMYHVTKEVLPHLIAKNEGDIFNVSSTAGLNGNPNISAYSASKFAVIGMSESLMKEVRKNNIRVCTLTPSTIESEMTIELGMVNENSKDSVLQPEDFAELIVAGLKLPRRAMLKGAALWSTNP